Proteins from a genomic interval of Rhodothermus marinus:
- a CDS encoding type II toxin-antitoxin system HicA family toxin, translated as MTRQPRLKGNELIAALRKAGFEVVRIKGSHRFLRHPRRTLQGRPRPSWGNYWSRSALKNPSRLRVIPRRPTTTIVTNSWWCGTPEKAGPVRDRPFPVVWIACVQEVGC; from the coding sequence ATGACGCGACAGCCCCGCCTCAAGGGTAACGAACTGATTGCGGCCCTGCGCAAGGCGGGGTTCGAGGTCGTACGCATCAAAGGGAGTCACCGTTTTTTACGACACCCCCGACGGACGCTGCAAGGTCGTCCCCGTCCATCGTGGGGAAATTATTGGTCCAGGTCTGCTCTCAAAAATCCTTCGCGACTGCGAGTTATCCCGAGAAGACCTACTACGACTATTGTAACGAACTCCTGGTGGTGCGGAACACCGGAAAAGGCCGGCCCCGTCCGGGACCGGCCTTTTCCAGTGGTGTGGATTGCATGCGTTCAGGAAGTCGGCTGCTGA
- the lat gene encoding L-lysine 6-transaminase: MEHVTMQQITPEMVRPILARHLLTDGLPIVLDMERSQGVHLYDQLTGRELIDFFGFFASSAVGMNHPKMLGDEDFKKRLMEAALNKVTNSDIYTVHMARFVQTFERVGIPDYLPYAFFIDGGALAVENALKAAFDWKVRKNFRKGYRREVGHRVLHFDQAFHGRTGYTLSLTNTFDPRKTQYFPKFDWPRAINPKLTFPLTEENLERTIKLEQLAIRQAKQYFYEYKDDIACIIIEPIQAEGGDNHFRPEFLKALRELADENDALLIFDEVQTGVGITGAFWAHQALGVQPDIIAFGKKTQVCGILAGRRLDEVEDNVFHVSSRLNSTWGGNLADMVRFDRILEIIEEDRLVENAARVGAYLLRRLEEMAEALPFMTNVRGRGLMCAFDLPTPAFRDAVRQRSLEEGVLVLGCGERSIRFRPPLIITEAEIDEGLRRLRRALEYVARQQPTS, encoded by the coding sequence ATGGAGCATGTGACCATGCAGCAGATTACTCCGGAAATGGTGCGGCCCATCCTGGCCCGCCACCTGCTGACCGACGGGTTGCCGATCGTGCTCGACATGGAGCGGAGTCAGGGGGTGCATCTGTACGATCAGCTTACCGGCCGTGAGTTGATCGACTTTTTCGGCTTCTTCGCCTCGAGCGCGGTCGGGATGAACCATCCCAAAATGCTCGGCGACGAGGACTTCAAGAAGCGCCTGATGGAGGCCGCCCTGAACAAGGTGACGAACTCGGACATCTACACAGTGCACATGGCCCGATTCGTCCAGACCTTCGAGCGGGTGGGCATTCCGGATTACCTGCCTTATGCCTTTTTCATCGACGGCGGCGCGCTGGCCGTGGAGAATGCGCTCAAGGCGGCCTTCGACTGGAAAGTCCGCAAAAACTTCCGGAAGGGCTACCGCCGCGAAGTGGGCCACCGGGTGCTGCACTTCGACCAGGCGTTCCACGGGCGCACCGGCTATACGCTTTCGCTGACGAACACCTTCGATCCGCGCAAGACCCAGTATTTCCCGAAGTTCGACTGGCCGCGCGCCATCAATCCGAAGCTCACGTTCCCGCTCACCGAGGAAAACCTGGAGCGCACGATCAAGCTGGAGCAACTGGCCATCCGTCAGGCCAAGCAGTACTTTTACGAATACAAGGACGACATCGCCTGCATCATCATCGAGCCCATTCAGGCCGAAGGCGGCGACAACCACTTCCGGCCCGAGTTTCTGAAGGCGCTCCGGGAGCTGGCCGACGAAAACGACGCGCTGCTGATCTTCGACGAAGTGCAGACAGGCGTTGGCATCACAGGCGCCTTCTGGGCGCACCAGGCGCTCGGCGTGCAGCCCGACATCATTGCCTTTGGCAAAAAGACCCAGGTGTGCGGCATTCTGGCCGGGCGGCGGCTGGACGAAGTGGAAGACAACGTCTTCCATGTGTCGAGCCGGCTGAACTCCACCTGGGGCGGCAACCTGGCTGACATGGTCCGCTTCGATCGGATTCTGGAAATCATCGAAGAAGATCGGCTCGTGGAAAATGCCGCCCGCGTGGGCGCCTACCTGCTGCGTCGGCTGGAGGAGATGGCCGAGGCGCTGCCGTTCATGACCAACGTGCGCGGGCGTGGGCTCATGTGTGCCTTCGATCTGCCCACCCCGGCCTTCCGGGATGCCGTGCGCCAGCGGAGCCTGGAAGAGGGCGTTCTGGTGCTGGGCTGTGGCGAGCGCTCGATCCGCTTCCGTCCGCCGCTGATCATCACGGAAGCCGAGATCGACGAAGGGCTTCGTCGGTTGCGTCGGGCACTGGAGTACGTGGCCCGTCAGCAGCCGACTTCCTGA
- the lipA gene encoding lipoyl synthase — translation MAQQHTESPRRRYLPGEIELKRVPKEPLFPEGDGGFFELPVVDPPPVTNERGRRPAWLRAKLPYGPTYRRVLDIVETHRLHTVCQSARCPNMGECWTAGTATFMILGNVCTRSCGFCAVKTGRPDPLDWDEPRRVAEAVRLMGIRHAVVTSVDRDDLEDGGASLFAETIRQIRALNPGVTVEVLIPDFQGNWDALQLVLDERPDILNHNVETVPRLYRRVRPQARYERSLELLWRAKQAGLRTKSGIMVGLGETKEEVLAVMDDFARIRLDIMTIGQYLQPTRMHLPVEEFVHPDVFRWYKEMGEAKGIGHVESGPLVRSSYHAERHV, via the coding sequence ATGGCCCAGCAGCACACCGAGTCGCCGCGTCGTCGCTACCTTCCGGGCGAGATCGAACTGAAGCGCGTGCCCAAGGAGCCCCTCTTTCCTGAGGGGGACGGCGGTTTCTTCGAACTGCCCGTGGTGGATCCGCCGCCGGTGACGAACGAGCGGGGGCGGCGTCCCGCCTGGCTCCGGGCCAAGCTGCCTTACGGCCCCACCTACCGGCGCGTGCTGGACATTGTCGAAACGCACCGGCTGCACACGGTCTGCCAGAGCGCCCGCTGCCCGAACATGGGCGAATGCTGGACGGCCGGCACCGCCACGTTCATGATCCTCGGGAACGTCTGCACGCGCTCGTGCGGCTTCTGCGCGGTCAAGACCGGCCGCCCGGATCCACTGGACTGGGATGAGCCGCGTCGCGTGGCCGAAGCGGTGCGTCTGATGGGCATCCGACACGCCGTGGTTACCTCGGTGGACCGCGACGATCTGGAAGACGGCGGCGCCTCGCTGTTCGCCGAAACGATCCGCCAGATCCGGGCGCTCAACCCGGGCGTGACCGTCGAAGTGCTGATTCCGGACTTTCAGGGCAACTGGGACGCCCTGCAGCTGGTGCTTGACGAGCGCCCGGACATCCTCAATCACAACGTCGAGACGGTGCCGCGCCTCTATCGCCGCGTGCGGCCTCAGGCCCGCTACGAACGCTCGCTGGAACTGCTATGGCGGGCCAAGCAGGCCGGCCTCCGCACCAAGAGCGGGATCATGGTGGGGCTGGGCGAGACAAAGGAAGAAGTGCTGGCCGTGATGGACGACTTCGCGCGGATTCGACTCGACATCATGACGATCGGCCAGTACCTGCAACCCACGCGCATGCACCTGCCCGTCGAGGAGTTCGTGCACCCGGACGTGTTCCGCTGGTACAAAGAAATGGGCGAAGCCAAGGGGATCGGCCACGTCGAAAGCGGCCCCCTGGTCCGCTCCTCCTATCACGCCGAGCGGCACGTGTAA
- a CDS encoding YgaP family membrane protein — protein MKRNVGTIDRVLRVVIALVIGVLLITGQLSGALAVILGIVALILLVTGLAGSCPLYAALGFSTCPRKASG, from the coding sequence ATGAAACGCAACGTCGGCACCATCGACCGGGTCCTCCGCGTCGTGATCGCGCTGGTGATCGGGGTGCTGCTGATCACCGGACAGCTCAGCGGTGCGCTGGCCGTCATTCTGGGCATTGTGGCGCTTATTCTGCTGGTAACCGGCCTGGCCGGAAGCTGTCCGCTGTACGCGGCGCTCGGCTTTTCCACCTGTCCGCGGAAGGCGAGCGGTTAA
- a CDS encoding SCP2 sterol-binding domain-containing protein produces MPKYTSIPEVLESYKERFLPDQAAGVEGVVQLNLTGEGGGEYYMVIKDGTLEIKEGKHENPTVTVTTSAENWLKINNGEANPMSLMMMGKLKVSGSLPMAMKFQSLFRMG; encoded by the coding sequence ATGCCGAAGTACACCAGCATTCCTGAAGTGCTCGAATCCTACAAGGAGCGGTTTCTCCCCGACCAGGCCGCAGGTGTCGAGGGTGTTGTGCAGCTCAACCTGACCGGCGAGGGCGGGGGCGAGTACTACATGGTGATCAAGGACGGCACGCTGGAAATCAAAGAAGGCAAACACGAAAATCCGACGGTCACCGTCACCACCTCCGCCGAGAACTGGCTCAAGATCAACAACGGCGAGGCCAACCCCATGTCGCTCATGATGATGGGCAAGCTCAAGGTGAGCGGCTCGCTCCCGATGGCCATGAAATTCCAGTCCCTTTTCCGGATGGGATAA
- a CDS encoding CaiB/BaiF CoA transferase family protein, which yields MTGPLRSLRVLDFTTLLPGPYATLLLADLGADVVRIESPDRPDLMRLAPPYDDSGTSAGYAWVHRSKRSVTLDLKHPQAANVVRRLVRHYDIVVEGFRPGVMQRLGLDYETLAAENPALIYCAVTGYGQTGPYRERAGHDLNYQALSGLLSHSGRREVGPAPSGVPLADVAGGLFAALAILAAVVHRQRTGEGQYLDLALLDTTIAFNGLAVSGLLGAGHRPGYETEPLNGGSFYDCYRTRDGRYLAVAGLEPKFWEGFCEAIGRPDLAPYGYNVWDAAVQQRLKKEIQQVIASRTLAEWQAVFAERDVCVEPVLTLDEMAQHPQVQARGLIVEVPRPDAPPQRQVGFPVQFSRTPPAYRHTGPPLGAHTRKVLQEAGFTPEEIEALAAEGAFGTDFSSPD from the coding sequence ATGACCGGACCGCTGCGTTCGCTTCGTGTGCTGGACTTCACCACGCTACTGCCCGGGCCGTACGCGACGCTGCTGCTGGCCGACCTGGGCGCCGACGTGGTGCGCATCGAGTCGCCCGACCGGCCCGACCTGATGCGCCTGGCGCCCCCTTACGACGACTCCGGCACGTCGGCCGGCTACGCCTGGGTCCATCGTTCCAAGCGCTCGGTGACGCTCGACCTGAAGCACCCGCAGGCGGCCAACGTAGTGCGCCGGCTTGTCCGGCACTACGACATCGTGGTGGAAGGCTTCCGGCCGGGCGTCATGCAGCGGCTGGGGCTGGACTACGAAACGCTGGCGGCCGAAAATCCGGCACTGATTTACTGCGCCGTCACCGGCTACGGGCAGACGGGACCCTACCGCGAACGGGCCGGGCACGACCTGAACTATCAGGCGCTCTCCGGTCTGCTGAGCCACAGCGGCCGCCGCGAAGTGGGGCCGGCACCTTCCGGCGTGCCGCTGGCCGACGTGGCCGGGGGGCTTTTTGCCGCGCTGGCCATCCTGGCGGCCGTCGTGCACCGACAGCGCACCGGAGAGGGCCAGTACCTGGACCTGGCGCTGCTCGACACGACGATTGCTTTCAACGGACTGGCCGTCAGCGGCCTGCTGGGCGCCGGACATCGTCCCGGCTACGAGACCGAGCCGCTCAACGGCGGCAGCTTCTACGACTGCTACCGCACACGCGACGGCCGCTATCTGGCCGTGGCCGGTCTGGAGCCGAAATTCTGGGAAGGCTTCTGTGAGGCGATCGGCCGGCCGGACCTGGCACCCTACGGCTACAACGTGTGGGATGCGGCCGTCCAGCAGCGGCTCAAGAAAGAAATCCAGCAGGTGATCGCTTCGCGGACGCTGGCCGAATGGCAGGCGGTCTTTGCCGAACGCGACGTTTGCGTCGAGCCCGTGCTGACGCTCGACGAGATGGCACAGCACCCGCAGGTGCAGGCGCGTGGACTGATCGTCGAAGTGCCGCGGCCGGATGCGCCGCCGCAGCGACAGGTGGGCTTTCCCGTGCAGTTTTCGCGTACGCCGCCGGCCTACCGGCATACCGGCCCGCCGCTGGGCGCGCATACCCGCAAGGTGCTGCAGGAAGCAGGGTTTACCCCGGAAGAAATCGAGGCACTGGCCGCCGAAGGGGCGTTCGGCACCGATTTTTCCAGCCCTGATTGA
- a CDS encoding TetR/AcrR family transcriptional regulator: MERSRREAELYRAAARVFRRKGLQQTRLQDVADELGVPRGALYYYVASRDDLVRAVVETPLRRLLEQAREIAAGNDSPAAKLTRLIAQHLQSLAAEQESWLLLQCEGREALQEVLAIDLQELLRQYETCWNEVIVEGIEQGVFVATTEPDTAARACLGLVQGVYCWQRLTGEEAPEAVAAWLTPLVLQSLQGAGRSVSASLNT, encoded by the coding sequence ATGGAACGAAGTCGGCGCGAAGCGGAACTCTACCGGGCGGCGGCCCGGGTATTCCGACGTAAGGGGCTGCAGCAGACGCGGTTGCAGGATGTGGCCGACGAGCTGGGCGTGCCCCGGGGCGCGCTGTACTACTACGTGGCCAGCAGAGACGACCTGGTGCGGGCGGTCGTCGAGACGCCGCTCCGACGTCTGCTGGAACAGGCCCGCGAGATTGCCGCGGGCAACGATTCGCCCGCGGCAAAGCTGACCCGCCTTATCGCGCAGCACCTGCAAAGCCTGGCCGCCGAGCAGGAGAGCTGGCTGCTGTTGCAGTGCGAAGGCCGGGAAGCGCTGCAGGAGGTGCTTGCGATCGACCTGCAGGAGCTGCTCCGGCAGTACGAAACCTGCTGGAACGAGGTGATTGTCGAGGGCATCGAGCAGGGCGTTTTTGTGGCGACTACCGAGCCGGACACGGCGGCGCGGGCGTGTCTCGGACTGGTGCAGGGCGTCTACTGCTGGCAGCGCCTGACCGGCGAGGAAGCCCCGGAGGCTGTGGCCGCCTGGCTGACGCCGCTGGTCCTGCAGAGCCTGCAGGGGGCCGGCCGCAGCGTGTCGGCCTCGCTCAACACGTGA